A region of Vitis riparia cultivar Riparia Gloire de Montpellier isolate 1030 chromosome 1, EGFV_Vit.rip_1.0, whole genome shotgun sequence DNA encodes the following proteins:
- the LOC117919265 gene encoding ATP-dependent DNA helicase Q-like 5: METDSDSDSDASHISATPPRDRSPPPLQQAPRPRPRPPPPPPPPPPLSILLSSIKSRTKARPSSTAKPKPSSKSKKPCLNSNSNPNHNHNHNPNPDSIPPHHHPFSLPNLRFAGQKHPIYAVNSFETLPAGYFSKVASFSKLQKPCPKPDPVENEPSLASGLTLKQPHACEAVSTGSAVKFVKKHCNLIGSDVNPKPVKRPKCGSEGNFVRLNINGYGRKFTNKGKRKSYNASSGARRTFRRTKRKSKAEGGAEEDEDGLVLETPTMEKQGRVKFDGELIEAAALEVQNEASDEKLVKLLGLTHGYDSFRDGQLEAIRMVLEGKSTMLVLPTGAGKSLCYQLPALVLPGITLVVSPLVALMIDQLKQLPPMIPGGLLSSSQSAEETSETLRQLREGTIKVLFVSPERFLNAEFLSIVSAGPPISLVVVDEAHCVSEWSHNFRPSYMRLRASLLHAMLNAKCILAMTATATSRTLHAVMHALEIPAANLIQKAQLRENLQLLVSLSKNRMKDLMMLIKSPPFIEVQSIIIYCKFQSETDSISKYLCDNNISAKSYHSGIPAKDRSRTQELFCSNKIRVVVATVAFGMGLNKSDVGAVIHFSLPESLEEYVQEIGRAGRDGNLSYCHLLFDDVTYFKLRSLMHSDGVDEYAVNRFLSQVFSNGTGSPGKVHSIVKEAASRKFDMKEEVMLTILTHLELGEVQYLSLLPPLNVTCSLNFHKTTPALLADWHIVVAAILKKSETKQGHYVFDIPTVANSIGITTTDILNQLQNLKLKGEITYEMKDPAYCYTIVDVPGDLCCLAAHLTKWLSEVESCKVQKLDTMFNAAVSAVELCEKKCGCLGAQHTPCLQRKISDYFSGDGNGDIPNKMDQSSPFLRADIKVFLQSNSQVKFTPRAVARIMHGIASPAYPSATWSRTHFWGRYMQMDFQVVMKAAKAELMNFVGKDAL; the protein is encoded by the exons ATGGAAACCGATTCGGATTCCGACTCCGACGCCTCTCACATTTCCGCCACTCCACCCAGAGACCGCAGTCCACCACCTCTACAGCAGGCGCCACGGCCACGGCCACGGCCACCTCcaccgccgccgccgccgccgccacTCTCCATTCTTCTCTCTTCAATCAAATCCAGAACTAAGGCTAGACCCTCCTCCACTGCAAAACCCAAACCATCTTCCAAGTCCAAAAAACCCTGCTTAAACTCTAATTCTAATCCTAACCATAACCATAACCATAACCCTAACCCTGACTCCATCCCCCCTCATCATCATCCTTTTTCCTTACCTAACCTTCGTTTTGCCGGTCAAAAGCATCCCATTTATGCAGTCAATTCATTTGAAACCCTTCCCGCCGGCTACTTCTCCAAGGTCGCGTCATTTTCTAAACTCCAAAAACCTTGCCCCAAACCAGATCCGGTGGAAAACGAGCCGTCTTTAGCTTCTGGGTTGACTCTGAAACAACCCCACGCTTGTGAGGCTGTTAGTACCGGGAGTGCAGTGAAATTTGTGAAGAAACATTGTAATTTGATCGGTTCTGATGTTAATCCCAAACCGGTGAAGCGGCCTAAGTGCGGTAGTGAAGGAAATTTTGTGAGGCTGAACATCAATGGCTATGGGCGAAAGTTTACAAACAAGGGCAAGAGAAAGAGTTACAATGCATCGAGTGGGGCTCGGCGAACATTTAGGAGAACTAAAAGAAAATCGAAAGCAGAAGGTGGAGCTGAAGAGGATGAAGATGGCTTGGTTTTGGAGACCCCAACAATGGAGAAGCAAGGGAGAGTAAAATTTGACGGTGAGTTGATTGAGGCGGCTGCGTTGGAGGTTCAGAATGAGGCGTCTGACGAGAAATTGGTGAAGTTGCTGGGGCTGACACATGGTTATGATTCGTTCCGGGATGGACAGTTGGAGGCAATTAGGATGGTGCTCGAGGGGAAATCAACAATGCTGGTTTTGCCAACGGGTGCTGGAAAATCACTGTGTTATCAGTTACCAGCATTGGTGTTACCAGGGATCACGCTGGTTGTGAGTCCGCTGGTAGCTTTGATGATTGATCAACTTAAACAGCTGCCTCCAATGATTCCGGGTGGTCTTTTGTCTAGCAGTCAG TCAGCTGAAGAGACTTCTGAAACACTACGACAGCTTCGAGAAGGAACTATCAAG GTTCTTTTTGTTTCACCTGAGAGGTTTCTAAATGCAGAGTTTTTGTCGATAGTTTCAGCCGGTCCACCTATATCACTTGTAGTGGTGGATGAAGCTCACTGTGTGTCTGAGTG gTCACATAATTTTCGGCCTTCATATATGAGGCTGAGGGCATCCTTACTTCATGCTATGCTTAATGCTAAATGCATTCTTGCAATGACTGCAACTGCAACGAGCAGAACCCTGCATGCTGTTATGCATGCTCTGGAAATTCCAGCAGCCAATCTCATCCAGAAAGCCCAATTAAGGGAGAATTTACAGCTATTGGTATCTCTAAGTAAAAATAG GATGAAAGATTTGATGATGCTAATCAAGTCTCCTCCCTTTATTGAGGTTCAGAGTATCATTATTTACTGCAAATTTCAG TCTGAGACTGATTCAATAAGCAAATACTTATGTGATAACAATATCTCTGCAAAG AGTTACCACAGTGGCATACCAGCAAAGGACCGGAGTCGTACACAGGAGTTGTTTTGTTCCAACAAGATAAGAGTG GTTGTTGCAACTGTGGCATTTGGCATGGGCCTCAATAAGAGTGATGTTGGAGCT GTTATACATTTCAGCTTACCAGAAAGCTTGGAGGAGTATGTTCAG GAGATTGGACGGGCTGGACGAGATGGGAATTTGTCTTATTGTCATCTTCTCTTTGATGATGTTACATATTTCAAGCTTCGCAGTCTGATGCACag TGATGGAGTGGATGAATATGCGGTAAATAGATTTCTATCCCAGGTTTTCAGCAATGGCACGGGCTCACCTGGGAAAGTTCATTCGATAGTCAAAGAAGCTGCATCTcgtaaatttgatatgaaagaagAG GTGATGCTTACAATCTTAACGCACTTGGAGTTGGGTGAAGTACAATACTTGTCTTTACTTCCGCCATTAAATGTAACTTGCAGCTTAAACTTCCATAAG ACTACCCCTGCTTTGCTTGCTGACTGGCATATTGTGGTTGCAGCAATTCTAAAGAA GTCTGAAACTAAACAAGGGCACTATGTGTTTGACATACCCACTGTGGCAAACAGCATTGGGATTACAACTACTGATATTTTAAATCAGTTGCAGAACCTGAAG TTGAAAGGAGAAATAACATACGAGATGAAGGATCCAGCCTATTGTTACACAATTGTGGATGTTCCTGGAGATCTTTGTTGCCTGGCAGCACATCTTACAAAATGGTTATCCGAGGTCGAAAGTTGTAAG GTACAAAAATTAGATACGATGTTTAATGCTGCTGTCTCAGCAGTGGAACTATGTGAGAAGAAGTGCGGCTGCCTTGGTGCCCAGCATACACCATGCTTGCAAAGAAAGATTTCAGATTACTTTAGTGGAGATGGTAATGGCGACATTCCTAATAAGATGGATCAAAGCAG CCCATTTTTGCGAGCAGATATAAAG GTATTTCTGCAGAGCAATTCACAGGTCAAGTTTACTCCCAGAGCTGTTGCAAGGATAATGCATGGCATTGCTAGCCCAGCCTATCCTTCTGCAACTTGGTCCAGAACTCATTTCTG GGGTAGGTACATGCAGATGGACTTCCAAGTGGTAATGAAGGCAGCAAAGGCAGAGCTCATGAATTTTGTTGGAAAGGATGCACTCTAG